Proteins encoded within one genomic window of Pseudalkalibacillus sp. SCS-8:
- a CDS encoding IDEAL domain-containing protein, giving the protein MNKHTSSFQAKMKEQAQQKQKRAEQFFVSLAAQLILDEAFFEHQREKLLVQIDEALARNDYKSFLELSEKYRRYQDN; this is encoded by the coding sequence ATGAACAAACACACCTCATCATTTCAAGCTAAGATGAAAGAACAGGCTCAACAGAAACAAAAGAGAGCTGAACAGTTTTTTGTATCCCTTGCCGCCCAATTGATCTTAGACGAGGCATTTTTTGAACACCAGAGAGAAAAGCTACTAGTCCAAATTGATGAAGCCTTGGCCCGCAATGATTATAAGTCATTTTTAGAATTGTCGGAAAAGTATAGAAGGTATCAGGATAATTAA
- a CDS encoding GAF domain-containing sensor histidine kinase, whose protein sequence is MDVSLIKRRERLTNTTILSMTLFGWFLVFFSLFKVERIQGDLWTLVLLIAFLLMTELYPIPVWKGITTLSFPLIYTFVLIYGIWLGIITLAIVSLTVNLLKKRKQHVVWFNPGQLAITLWLTAVLTTFFLERFHINISDGITYYYVHTACFTFIFYLINNLIIDLVLWLKPQPYAWKDWKHKTYQETVIVLISISYLVFMFALGNQNRGVVDVFSYLFFFSPLVAASIISAVISNQHREKKRLQALVRLTKELNQSLPSHQWASAVESRIDEFIQTDATLFLIKSEDQGWKVVIQNGGIITGIEDVFETSWMESVDESIHYNARKHIPIWLSAYLYPSIRSVMITPLRVENETVGILLVGSEKNQIYQSNDIQFLSTLANQLAVIIKTRMLFSEREKRILLEERNRIAREIHDGIAQTLAGAVMKLESSKRVKAESEKTTLVNESIEKLRGSLGEVRESIYALRPAPTEKFGVEEAVRAKGEDLTRDYGLPVKMKIIGVPFEIPPHIEQNVYEVISEAMQNAAKHAEASKIQVTFKYRKHDLIVRVKDDGRGFHLYEALLKANTDAHYGILNMNELADQIDASLKINSSERFGTVILMVVPISK, encoded by the coding sequence ATGGACGTCTCATTAATTAAGCGTCGGGAACGACTTACAAATACGACAATCCTTAGCATGACCCTATTCGGATGGTTTTTGGTCTTTTTCAGTCTCTTTAAAGTGGAACGCATACAGGGTGATTTATGGACCCTGGTCCTATTGATTGCATTCCTCCTCATGACAGAACTTTATCCAATTCCGGTCTGGAAAGGAATTACGACTCTCAGTTTCCCGCTGATCTATACATTCGTATTGATTTATGGAATATGGCTCGGTATCATCACGCTTGCCATTGTAAGTTTGACAGTCAACTTACTGAAGAAGAGGAAACAGCATGTCGTTTGGTTCAACCCTGGTCAGTTGGCGATCACCCTTTGGCTGACAGCAGTTCTCACAACGTTTTTCTTGGAACGATTTCACATCAATATTTCAGATGGCATAACGTATTATTACGTACATACAGCTTGCTTTACGTTCATTTTTTATTTGATCAACAATTTAATCATCGACCTTGTCCTCTGGTTAAAGCCCCAGCCATATGCTTGGAAAGACTGGAAGCATAAGACGTATCAGGAAACGGTGATCGTGCTAATATCGATTTCCTATCTTGTGTTCATGTTTGCCCTTGGGAATCAAAATCGTGGCGTCGTAGACGTTTTCTCTTACCTGTTTTTCTTTTCACCACTTGTTGCAGCATCCATCATCAGTGCTGTAATTAGTAATCAGCATCGTGAAAAAAAGAGATTGCAAGCTTTGGTGCGGCTCACCAAGGAGCTGAATCAAAGTCTGCCATCACATCAATGGGCTTCAGCAGTCGAATCAAGAATCGATGAGTTCATCCAAACAGATGCAACCTTGTTCCTTATCAAGTCAGAAGACCAAGGATGGAAGGTCGTCATTCAGAATGGAGGGATCATCACGGGCATAGAAGATGTCTTCGAAACAAGTTGGATGGAATCTGTTGATGAATCCATCCATTATAACGCTCGAAAACACATCCCGATTTGGTTGTCCGCCTACTTGTATCCATCCATCCGTTCAGTAATGATCACGCCTTTACGGGTGGAGAATGAAACTGTTGGTATCCTTTTAGTAGGAAGCGAAAAGAACCAGATCTATCAGTCCAATGATATTCAATTCCTATCGACACTTGCCAATCAATTAGCGGTCATTATCAAAACCAGAATGTTGTTTTCTGAAAGGGAAAAACGAATCCTGCTGGAGGAACGAAACCGAATTGCAAGGGAAATTCATGATGGTATCGCTCAGACCCTTGCAGGTGCGGTCATGAAGCTTGAGTCGTCCAAAAGGGTCAAAGCTGAGAGTGAAAAAACTACCCTTGTCAATGAGAGCATTGAAAAATTAAGAGGAAGTCTTGGGGAAGTACGAGAGTCCATCTATGCGCTCCGACCTGCACCGACGGAAAAGTTCGGTGTAGAGGAAGCGGTTCGTGCCAAGGGAGAAGATCTTACGAGAGATTATGGCCTTCCAGTTAAGATGAAAATAATCGGGGTCCCATTTGAAATCCCACCCCACATAGAGCAAAATGTTTACGAAGTTATTTCAGAAGCGATGCAAAATGCCGCGAAGCATGCTGAAGCTTCCAAGATCCAAGTCACATTCAAATACCGTAAACATGACTTGATCGTCAGAGTGAAAGACGATGGAAGGGGATTCCATTTGTATGAAGCGTTATTGAAAGCGAATACAGATGCGCATTATGGTATCCTTAATATGAATGAATTGGCCGATCAAATTGATGCATCTCTGAAAATCAATAGTTCGGAGCGATTTGGTACTGTGATCCTGATGGTCGTACCGATATCAAAGTAG
- a CDS encoding response regulator transcription factor, with amino-acid sequence MIKVLLVDDHAILRDGLKNIIAVEEDIAVVGELTSGNEVLETIETTKPDVILMDINLPDKNGIEMTGLVKRHYPECRVLILTMYKHDEYFMSALKAGADGYLLKDAPAEEVIEAINEVANGNSILHPSMAKKLVDYHQKKNQLNQSVKDLTDREKDVLICLVEGLSNKQIAERLFISDKTVKIHVSNIFKKLEVKSRSQAIIFAVQNQIVPLP; translated from the coding sequence ATGATAAAAGTACTGCTGGTTGACGATCATGCAATCTTGAGAGACGGGTTGAAAAATATCATTGCAGTAGAAGAAGATATTGCCGTGGTAGGTGAACTGACTTCTGGCAATGAAGTTCTCGAGACGATCGAAACGACGAAACCTGATGTCATTCTTATGGACATCAACCTTCCAGATAAAAATGGCATCGAAATGACTGGACTGGTGAAGCGGCATTATCCCGAATGCAGAGTCCTCATTCTGACGATGTACAAGCATGATGAATATTTCATGTCAGCCTTGAAAGCAGGCGCAGACGGCTATCTATTGAAAGATGCACCTGCAGAAGAGGTTATTGAAGCGATAAATGAGGTAGCGAACGGTAATTCCATCTTGCATCCGAGTATGGCGAAGAAACTTGTAGATTACCACCAAAAAAAGAATCAACTGAATCAAAGCGTGAAGGATTTGACGGACCGGGAAAAAGACGTCCTCATTTGCCTCGTAGAAGGATTGAGCAATAAGCAAATTGCTGAACGTCTTTTTATCAGTGATAAGACAGTGAAAATTCACGTCAGCAATATCTTTAAAAAATTAGAAGTGAAAAGCCGGTCACAAGCGATCATTTTCGCTGTGCAAAATCAAATTGTACCACTACCATAA
- a CDS encoding GntR family transcriptional regulator: MNKQQYAYQLLRARILDGTYGPGYRIVIDQIAREIETSAIPVREALRQLESDGLIQFKPYSGAIVTPINENEYLETLSVLAVIEGYATAISGQHFPKERIPDLQAVNASMRQALEEVDFISFGKHNRAFHALTYEYCDNRYLVENIRTTWKRLDSIRRSGSAFMPVRAKESIEEHDEIIRLLDAQAEPHVIESFVREHKLNTVKSFYHQRH; this comes from the coding sequence ATGAATAAACAACAGTATGCGTACCAGTTGCTGCGTGCCAGAATCCTGGATGGCACATACGGACCTGGTTACCGGATCGTCATCGACCAGATTGCTAGGGAAATTGAGACAAGCGCGATACCTGTTAGGGAAGCTCTTCGTCAGCTTGAATCTGATGGATTAATCCAATTCAAGCCTTATAGTGGTGCAATCGTCACCCCAATCAATGAAAACGAGTACTTGGAAACATTATCAGTACTCGCAGTCATTGAAGGGTATGCGACAGCAATCAGTGGGCAGCACTTTCCGAAAGAGCGGATCCCTGATCTTCAGGCTGTCAATGCATCTATGAGACAAGCCTTGGAGGAAGTCGATTTCATTTCGTTTGGCAAACACAATCGAGCCTTCCATGCGCTGACGTATGAGTATTGTGATAATCGCTACCTTGTTGAGAACATCCGTACAACCTGGAAACGTCTCGACTCAATCAGAAGGTCTGGTTCGGCATTCATGCCCGTAAGAGCCAAAGAATCCATTGAGGAGCACGATGAAATTATTCGCCTGCTGGATGCGCAAGCTGAACCTCATGTCATTGAATCCTTTGTCAGAGAACACAAACTGAATACGGTCAAATCCTTTTATCATCAAAGACATTGA
- the hpaI gene encoding 2,4-dihydroxyhept-2-ene-1,7-dioic acid aldolase codes for MSRFDELKQRMRGSIAPIITPFKEDDSLDLETLKELINWHIESGTHGISVTGTTGEPSSLTLEERIEVMETAAKTVNGRVPFVPGTGSTNHQETLYLTKKAKEIGADAAMVIVPYYNKPSQHALYKHFKTIADTVDIPIIIYNIPGRTAVNMDVKTIARLNEDCENIIGIKESNKDFEHVNRVLLNCGRDFLLYSGIELLCYPMLAIGGAGYISATANVMPGRVADVYNYWANGDVQKAQELHYDLMPLNDVLFKDTNPAPLKAALGMMNRINPQLRLPMDLPNEELQKEIRSVLDHYGLLSKNVGSHA; via the coding sequence ATGTCTAGATTTGATGAGTTGAAGCAACGAATGAGAGGATCCATCGCTCCAATCATTACGCCGTTTAAAGAAGACGATTCTCTTGATCTTGAAACCTTGAAAGAGCTGATCAATTGGCACATTGAGAGCGGGACGCATGGAATCTCTGTAACAGGTACGACAGGAGAACCAAGCTCCTTGACCCTCGAAGAACGTATAGAAGTGATGGAAACCGCCGCAAAGACTGTTAACGGTCGTGTTCCATTCGTGCCCGGAACAGGATCAACCAACCATCAGGAAACGTTATACCTCACCAAGAAAGCAAAAGAAATCGGTGCCGATGCCGCCATGGTCATCGTCCCTTACTACAACAAACCTTCACAACACGCCTTATACAAACACTTCAAAACAATTGCCGACACCGTAGATATTCCAATCATCATTTACAACATCCCAGGACGGACAGCTGTGAATATGGACGTCAAAACGATTGCCCGCCTTAACGAAGACTGCGAGAACATCATTGGTATCAAAGAATCGAATAAAGATTTTGAACATGTGAACCGGGTATTGCTGAATTGTGGACGAGATTTCTTACTCTATTCAGGCATCGAACTGCTCTGTTACCCAATGCTTGCAATTGGCGGAGCTGGATATATCAGTGCTACAGCCAACGTCATGCCAGGAAGGGTTGCTGACGTTTACAACTACTGGGCGAACGGAGATGTCCAGAAAGCGCAAGAGCTTCATTATGATTTGATGCCGCTGAATGATGTCCTTTTCAAGGATACGAATCCAGCGCCACTGAAAGCTGCGCTCGGTATGATGAACCGGATCAATCCTCAACTCCGTTTGCCGATGGACCTTCCGAATGAAGAACTTCAGAAGGAAATTCGCTCCGTCCTCGATCACTATGGTCTTTTATCAAAAAATGTAGGGAGTCATGCGTAA
- a CDS encoding fumarylacetoacetate hydrolase family protein, giving the protein MKHARFIVEGREQFGIFEDGKITASSGKVYEEKDIDVWLAPFKPNKMIGLALNYADHADELGLEKPKEPVLFIKPNSSIVGHKAPVYYPDGATYMHYENELAVVIGKEGRNIKKEEAMEYVKGYTIANDVTVRDFVNNMYRPPVRAKGHDTFGPMGPYFVDKDDIPDVNNIELRSYVNGELRQQGNTKDLIYGIEELIEFISSFMTLEENDVIWTGTPKGISHVYPGDKIRLEIDYLGALENEILDGRTEKVTAGGADHAETNR; this is encoded by the coding sequence ATGAAACATGCTCGTTTTATCGTAGAAGGCAGAGAACAGTTTGGCATTTTTGAAGATGGCAAGATAACCGCTTCATCTGGAAAAGTGTATGAAGAGAAGGACATTGACGTGTGGCTTGCACCATTCAAACCGAATAAGATGATCGGTCTTGCACTCAACTATGCGGATCATGCAGATGAGCTAGGCCTCGAGAAACCGAAAGAACCTGTGCTTTTCATTAAACCGAACTCATCAATTGTGGGACATAAGGCGCCTGTTTATTATCCGGATGGTGCGACATACATGCACTATGAAAATGAACTCGCTGTCGTCATCGGGAAGGAAGGTCGCAACATCAAAAAAGAAGAAGCAATGGAGTATGTTAAAGGATATACGATTGCAAACGATGTGACGGTTCGGGATTTCGTCAATAACATGTATCGTCCGCCTGTACGAGCGAAGGGGCATGATACCTTCGGACCTATGGGACCTTACTTCGTTGATAAGGACGACATTCCAGACGTAAATAACATCGAATTACGTTCTTATGTGAATGGAGAGTTGCGTCAGCAAGGGAATACGAAAGACCTTATCTATGGAATTGAAGAGTTGATCGAGTTTATCAGTTCGTTCATGACACTTGAAGAGAACGATGTAATCTGGACAGGGACACCGAAGGGCATTTCACATGTCTACCCAGGTGATAAGATCCGACTCGAAATCGATTATTTAGGCGCGCTCGAAAATGAAATTTTAGATGGAAGAACGGAAAAGGTTACGGCAGGGGGTGCCGATCATGCAGAAACCAACCGTTAA
- the hpaE gene encoding 5-carboxymethyl-2-hydroxymuconate semialdehyde dehydrogenase, translated as MQKPTVKDPVQLYINGKFQDAHQGNTFENLSPYSAEVLNKVAEGQKEDIEFAVDAAKDAFRNGPWGSMKVSERLTYINKIADLIDEHIDEIAHLESLDTGLPIKQTKKMTSRAASNFRFYAEMVKNRMVGEAYQVDDEFLNYTVQKPVGVAGLITPWNAPFMLETWKVAPALATGNTVVLKPAEWSPLTANKLAEIIDEAGLPNGVFNIVHGFGETAGASLVAHPDVQLISFTGETTTGSEIMRNGAASLKRFSMELGGKSPIIVFDDADMERALDACVWGIFSFNGERCTANSRLFLQESIADTFIERLKERVSNIVVGDPMDMETEVGPLIHKEHYNRVKNYLAIAVQEGAKLYQGEIPAGLETGNFVAPTLLLDVKNDMRVAQEEIFGPVLSVMTFTTEEEAIQLANDIKYGLAGYVWTNDMKKGHRVAQAVEAGMLWVNSQNVRDLRIPFGGSKSSGIGREGGHYAFEFYTEMKVIHVAMGEHHIPQFGKKQLTSSTTQNHS; from the coding sequence ATGCAGAAACCAACCGTTAAGGATCCTGTCCAGCTCTATATTAATGGGAAATTCCAGGACGCTCATCAGGGGAATACGTTTGAAAATCTAAGCCCTTACTCAGCTGAAGTGTTGAATAAAGTAGCGGAAGGACAGAAGGAAGATATCGAATTCGCGGTTGATGCTGCGAAAGATGCATTCCGTAATGGTCCTTGGGGCTCGATGAAAGTGAGTGAACGTCTCACTTACATTAATAAGATTGCAGACTTGATCGACGAGCATATCGATGAAATTGCACATCTCGAGTCTTTGGATACCGGTCTTCCTATCAAGCAGACGAAAAAGATGACATCGAGAGCCGCTTCCAATTTCCGTTTTTATGCGGAGATGGTGAAAAATCGTATGGTCGGTGAGGCGTATCAAGTGGATGATGAGTTCCTCAATTACACGGTACAGAAGCCTGTCGGTGTTGCAGGGCTGATCACCCCATGGAATGCTCCGTTCATGCTGGAGACATGGAAGGTTGCTCCTGCTTTAGCGACCGGAAATACCGTCGTCCTCAAACCAGCTGAGTGGTCCCCGCTGACGGCTAATAAGCTTGCAGAAATCATTGATGAAGCAGGACTTCCGAATGGCGTTTTCAATATTGTACACGGCTTTGGTGAAACGGCAGGAGCGTCTTTAGTCGCACACCCTGATGTCCAACTGATTTCGTTCACTGGGGAGACGACGACAGGCTCAGAAATCATGCGTAACGGCGCAGCAAGCTTGAAGCGCTTTTCTATGGAACTTGGTGGAAAGTCGCCGATCATCGTTTTTGATGATGCCGATATGGAGCGAGCACTGGATGCATGTGTATGGGGGATCTTTTCCTTCAACGGCGAGCGATGCACTGCGAACTCACGGCTTTTCCTCCAGGAATCAATCGCTGACACGTTCATCGAGCGGCTAAAAGAACGTGTATCCAATATCGTCGTCGGAGATCCGATGGATATGGAAACAGAAGTCGGACCGCTAATCCATAAGGAACATTATAACCGGGTGAAAAATTACTTAGCGATTGCTGTCCAAGAAGGAGCCAAACTCTACCAGGGTGAAATACCTGCTGGACTTGAGACAGGGAACTTTGTTGCTCCGACCCTATTGTTGGATGTGAAAAACGATATGCGGGTCGCGCAGGAAGAAATCTTCGGGCCTGTTCTTTCGGTCATGACCTTTACCACCGAAGAGGAAGCCATTCAGCTTGCCAATGATATTAAATACGGACTGGCAGGTTACGTATGGACCAACGACATGAAGAAAGGGCATAGGGTTGCACAAGCTGTTGAAGCAGGAATGCTCTGGGTGAATTCACAGAATGTCCGTGATCTTCGTATCCCATTTGGTGGATCCAAATCTTCTGGTATCGGACGTGAAGGTGGTCACTATGCCTTTGAGTTCTACACAGAAATGAAGGTCATCCACGTCGCAATGGGTGAGCACCATATTCCGCAATTCGGTAAGAAACAGCTGACGTCATCTACGACACAAAATCATTCATAG
- the hpaB gene encoding 4-hydroxyphenylacetate 3-monooxygenase, oxygenase component yields MGARTGKEYIEGLKAAKNNVWIHGERVEDVTTHPALKNVVQSMAQLMDMQHEKPDEMLYTSPSSGEKVGLSFIAPKTKEDLVKRSNMFTEWARHTGGMMGRTPDYLNTSVMAFGTAEKFFAETDPMFGENVRKYYEYCRENDVTLTHTLIHPQVNRSKMQHEQKDPGISAHIVEKNKDGIVVNGARLLATQGGITDEIVVFPSTLNKASSDDDPYAMAFAIPNNTKGLKFVCRESFDVGRNQWDHPLSSRFEESDAIVIFDNVFVPWERVFVAGSSEICNRTYVETNAMVHMTHQVIAKNTAKTEFVLGVILSMIDAIGIERFQHVKEKASEVMIILETMRSHLFRAEQNASLDKYGNMTPDFAPLNAARNWYPKVYQRMVEIVRILGASGLMGTPTQDDFNSEEIGEFVHRYTQGGQIDGYEKVQLFRLAWDISLSSFGGRQALYEYYFFGDPIRMSNVYYDVYQKEPYKEMVKSFLDRVKPTTAQNVNV; encoded by the coding sequence TTGGGCGCACGTACTGGTAAAGAATATATAGAAGGGTTGAAGGCGGCTAAAAACAACGTTTGGATTCATGGGGAGCGGGTGGAGGATGTCACCACCCACCCGGCTTTGAAAAATGTCGTCCAATCCATGGCACAGCTGATGGATATGCAGCACGAAAAACCTGATGAAATGCTCTATACATCCCCGAGTTCAGGGGAGAAGGTAGGCTTGTCCTTCATTGCTCCAAAAACGAAGGAAGACCTTGTGAAACGAAGTAATATGTTTACCGAATGGGCACGGCACACAGGAGGTATGATGGGCCGGACCCCGGATTACTTGAACACGAGTGTCATGGCATTCGGTACGGCGGAGAAGTTCTTTGCAGAAACGGATCCGATGTTTGGAGAGAATGTCAGGAAGTATTATGAATACTGTCGAGAAAATGATGTCACTTTGACACATACTCTTATCCATCCACAGGTCAATCGATCGAAGATGCAGCATGAACAAAAAGATCCTGGCATCTCAGCTCATATTGTTGAAAAGAATAAAGACGGCATCGTTGTAAACGGTGCGCGCTTGCTTGCCACTCAAGGTGGGATTACAGACGAAATTGTCGTCTTCCCTTCAACATTGAACAAAGCTTCGTCAGATGACGATCCATATGCGATGGCCTTTGCCATTCCGAACAATACGAAAGGCTTGAAGTTCGTATGTCGTGAATCGTTTGATGTCGGCCGTAATCAATGGGATCATCCTTTAAGCTCAAGGTTCGAAGAAAGTGATGCAATTGTCATTTTTGATAACGTCTTTGTACCGTGGGAGCGCGTTTTCGTAGCTGGAAGCTCAGAAATCTGTAACCGGACTTATGTGGAAACGAATGCGATGGTCCATATGACACATCAAGTCATTGCAAAGAATACGGCCAAGACGGAATTCGTTCTCGGGGTCATCTTAAGTATGATCGATGCAATCGGCATTGAACGGTTCCAGCATGTTAAAGAGAAAGCGTCCGAAGTGATGATCATCCTCGAAACGATGCGCTCTCACTTGTTCCGTGCAGAACAAAATGCATCCCTCGACAAGTATGGAAACATGACGCCGGACTTTGCACCGTTGAATGCCGCACGAAATTGGTATCCGAAAGTGTATCAACGTATGGTCGAAATCGTCCGTATCCTTGGTGCATCTGGATTGATGGGCACGCCGACACAGGATGATTTCAACAGTGAAGAAATCGGTGAATTCGTCCATCGTTATACGCAAGGCGGACAAATCGATGGATATGAAAAAGTACAGCTGTTCCGTTTGGCCTGGGATATTTCCCTCAGTTCATTCGGTGGACGTCAAGCCTTGTATGAGTACTATTTCTTTGGCGATCCGATCCGCATGTCCAATGTGTATTATGACGTTTATCAAAAAGAGCCGTATAAGGAAATGGTCAAATCTTTCCTTGATAGGGTAAAACCGACTACCGCTCAGAATGTGAACGTTTAA
- the hpaD gene encoding 3,4-dihydroxyphenylacetate 2,3-dioxygenase, protein MDFNIIRIARVVMQVTDLDKAKAFYVDALGFVETERDDEHLYLRGMEEHVHHSLVLKKADKPGIQAMSYKVMEDSHLDQLHEHFHSKGMKTKWMEQGNQRAVGRTLRVQDPSGLPLEFFAEMESAERLLQRYDLYRGARIQRIDHVNCMVPDVEAAQAFYMNELGFRCSEYTATEDDRVWAAWLHRKPTVHDHAFMNGIGPRMHHVGFSLSDPMSVIHCCDVLASMGYAHSIERGPGRHGLSNAFFLYLRDPDGNRIELYTGDYLTSDPDFKPIRWDLNDPRRATFWGHAAPDSWFNEATVVLDVHTGKEVKTGEPVLQQRKPDFVT, encoded by the coding sequence ATGGACTTTAACATTATCCGTATCGCCAGGGTCGTCATGCAGGTGACCGACCTTGATAAAGCGAAAGCTTTCTACGTCGATGCACTTGGATTCGTTGAGACTGAGCGGGACGATGAACATCTGTATCTACGTGGGATGGAAGAACATGTGCATCATAGTCTTGTATTGAAAAAAGCGGACAAACCGGGTATCCAGGCGATGTCTTATAAAGTCATGGAAGACAGTCATCTTGACCAACTCCATGAGCATTTCCATTCCAAAGGTATGAAAACGAAATGGATGGAGCAAGGAAACCAACGAGCTGTTGGAAGAACGCTGCGTGTCCAGGACCCATCGGGACTACCGCTTGAATTTTTTGCCGAGATGGAGAGTGCAGAACGTTTGTTGCAGCGCTATGACCTATACCGTGGTGCCCGCATCCAGCGTATCGATCATGTCAACTGTATGGTCCCAGATGTAGAAGCGGCCCAAGCATTCTATATGAATGAACTCGGGTTCCGATGTTCAGAATATACAGCCACTGAAGATGATCGTGTGTGGGCTGCATGGCTTCATAGAAAACCGACTGTCCATGATCACGCATTCATGAACGGCATCGGACCACGTATGCACCATGTCGGCTTTTCATTAAGTGACCCGATGAGTGTGATCCATTGCTGTGATGTTCTTGCATCAATGGGGTATGCACATTCCATTGAACGAGGTCCAGGACGCCACGGCTTATCCAATGCCTTTTTCCTTTATTTAAGAGATCCGGATGGTAATCGTATCGAGTTATATACAGGCGATTATTTGACGAGTGACCCCGATTTCAAACCGATCCGTTGGGATTTGAACGATCCAAGGAGAGCGACTTTCTGGGGGCATGCCGCACCGGATAGCTGGTTCAATGAAGCCACGGTCGTCTTAGATGTTCATACCGGTAAAGAAGTCAAAACAGGTGAGCCAGTGTTACAGCAACGAAAACCGGATTTCGTCACGTGA
- a CDS encoding pyridoxamine 5'-phosphate oxidase family protein — MAKQEIPTKLSPELVEFFQGEKLVNIATVDAETGAPNVNAISWVKSVDEKRIRFSVTNNSRIVDNIKANPGVVLNIIGLETVYSIQGKAEILEDTMEGVNLKLAKIEITVEAVFESMFWGAKITQEPEYEKTYNPEKAKELDDSVYAAMMK, encoded by the coding sequence TTGGCAAAACAGGAAATCCCGACAAAACTTTCACCTGAACTTGTTGAATTTTTTCAGGGTGAAAAGCTGGTAAACATTGCAACAGTAGATGCAGAAACTGGAGCTCCTAATGTAAATGCAATTTCATGGGTGAAAAGTGTCGATGAAAAACGTATCCGTTTCTCAGTGACGAACAATTCAAGAATCGTTGACAACATCAAAGCGAATCCAGGTGTTGTGCTGAATATCATCGGTCTTGAAACCGTTTATTCCATCCAGGGAAAAGCTGAAATTCTTGAAGATACAATGGAAGGCGTAAACCTTAAATTAGCGAAAATCGAAATTACAGTAGAGGCTGTATTCGAGAGCATGTTCTGGGGGGCGAAAATCACCCAGGAGCCAGAATATGAAAAAACATACAATCCGGAAAAAGCGAAAGAACTAGATGACTCGGTCTATGCCGCTATGATGAAGTAA
- a CDS encoding TVP38/TMEM64 family protein → MSVYWEKFKYFLTDLSQEDILKWLEEYKDLGPFPGIFLPMLEAFLPILPLVLFVAGNAAAYGFFWGVLFSWIGTVFGSIFVYMLVRRLAQQRFMKFIANHKKTKSLLSWVERKGFGLLFVLYCFPFTPSALINVVCGLSKISTLTFVLAVSLGKLVMVFFISYIGHDFFSIIREPVKMIVIGAVVVVLWLIGKLLERKLHKPLKTKISE, encoded by the coding sequence ATGAGTGTGTATTGGGAGAAGTTCAAGTATTTTTTAACCGACCTGTCACAAGAGGATATTCTGAAATGGTTGGAAGAGTATAAAGATCTCGGACCTTTTCCGGGTATTTTTCTGCCTATGCTTGAAGCATTTCTTCCGATTTTACCGCTTGTGCTATTCGTTGCCGGAAACGCAGCAGCTTACGGATTTTTCTGGGGCGTATTGTTTTCCTGGATCGGTACAGTCTTCGGCTCCATATTCGTTTACATGCTCGTTCGCCGACTGGCACAACAACGATTCATGAAATTCATCGCAAACCATAAGAAGACGAAATCGTTACTATCGTGGGTTGAACGAAAAGGATTTGGACTATTGTTTGTCCTGTATTGTTTTCCTTTCACACCTTCAGCTTTAATCAATGTGGTTTGTGGGTTGTCAAAAATAAGTACGTTAACATTCGTTCTTGCGGTAAGCCTCGGAAAACTCGTCATGGTCTTTTTCATCTCCTATATCGGACATGATTTCTTTTCAATTATAAGAGAGCCTGTGAAGATGATCGTCATTGGTGCTGTTGTTGTTGTGTTATGGTTGATCGGTAAGCTGTTAGAGAGGAAGCTACATAAACCGTTGAAAACGAAAATATCGGAGTAA